From the Rhodoferax sp. WC2427 genome, one window contains:
- a CDS encoding ABC transporter ATP-binding protein, translating to MLAAEPLAVEVRRANVIYPAADAPVHALQDIDLTVQPGEFISLIGPSGCGKTTLLRAIADLEPISSGSMQVNGVSPHAARMARSYGYVFQAPALFPWRTVLGNVLLPLHIQGRDKAESQRIAMDQLARVGLQGFEKKYPWQLSGGMQQRVSIARALAFEPRILMMDEPFGALDEITRDRLNEQLQQLWQRERRTVVFVTHSIAEAVYLSTRIVVMSPRPGRIVQVIDSTLPDERHLGLRDTPEFMALAHAVRESLADGHH from the coding sequence ATGCTTGCCGCTGAGCCGCTGGCTGTCGAGGTCCGCCGGGCCAACGTCATCTACCCCGCTGCCGACGCGCCGGTGCATGCCCTGCAAGACATCGACCTCACGGTGCAGCCGGGCGAATTCATCTCGCTGATCGGCCCCTCGGGCTGCGGCAAGACCACGCTGCTGCGCGCCATTGCCGACCTGGAACCCATCAGCTCCGGCAGCATGCAGGTGAATGGGGTTAGCCCGCACGCAGCCCGCATGGCCCGCTCGTACGGCTACGTGTTCCAGGCCCCGGCGCTGTTTCCCTGGCGCACGGTGCTGGGCAATGTGCTGCTGCCGCTGCACATCCAGGGCCGCGACAAGGCCGAGAGCCAGCGCATCGCCATGGACCAGCTGGCCCGGGTGGGCCTGCAAGGCTTTGAAAAAAAATACCCCTGGCAGCTCTCCGGCGGCATGCAGCAGCGGGTGTCGATTGCGCGGGCACTGGCCTTCGAGCCACGCATTCTGATGATGGACGAACCCTTTGGCGCGCTGGACGAAATCACCCGCGACCGCCTCAACGAGCAGCTGCAGCAGCTCTGGCAGCGCGAGCGCCGCACGGTGGTGTTTGTGACCCACTCGATCGCCGAGGCGGTGTACCTGTCCACCCGCATCGTGGTCATGTCGCCGCGGCCCGGCCGCATCGTCCAGGTGATCGATTCCACCCTGCCGGACGAACGCCATCTGGGCCTGCGCGACACGCCCGAATTCATGGCCCTGGCCCACGCCGTACGCGAGTCCCTGGCGGATGGCCACCATTAA
- a CDS encoding ABC transporter permease, with translation MATIKRGTALNSGLPIATVLLGVLVLWYAGAVWLNAPGAIERVLAPQGAAWGWADLVQTTLSMQRPVLPSPQQVALDFWSSLVDWPVDSPRNLLFHVAVTAQSSLLGFAMGTLFGLLLSAGIVHSRTLDRALMPWIVASQTIPVLAIAPIVLVILGSLGFSGVWPKAVIAMYLCFFPVTVAMVQGLRSPQQIDTELLYTYAASRWQAFWLLRLPAALPFLFPALRVGIAASLVGAMVAELPTGAQAGLGAKLLLGSYYGNTVAIWSALLMSALLGLALTAAVLGVERLVLRRFGGRA, from the coding sequence ATGGCCACCATTAAGCGCGGCACCGCTCTCAACAGCGGCTTGCCCATCGCCACGGTGCTGTTGGGCGTGCTGGTGCTGTGGTACGCCGGGGCCGTGTGGCTGAACGCGCCCGGTGCCATCGAACGCGTGCTCGCCCCCCAGGGCGCGGCCTGGGGCTGGGCCGATCTGGTCCAGACCACCCTCTCCATGCAGCGCCCGGTGCTGCCCTCGCCGCAGCAGGTGGCGCTGGATTTCTGGTCCAGCCTGGTCGACTGGCCGGTGGACTCGCCGCGCAACCTGTTGTTCCACGTGGCCGTCACCGCGCAGTCCAGCCTGCTGGGCTTTGCCATGGGCACGCTGTTCGGCCTGCTGCTGTCGGCGGGCATCGTGCATTCACGCACCCTGGACCGCGCGCTGATGCCCTGGATCGTGGCCTCGCAAACTATTCCGGTGCTGGCGATTGCACCCATCGTGCTGGTGATCCTGGGCAGCCTGGGCTTCTCGGGCGTGTGGCCCAAGGCGGTGATCGCCATGTACCTGTGCTTCTTCCCGGTCACCGTGGCCATGGTGCAGGGTTTGCGCTCGCCGCAGCAGATCGACACCGAGCTGCTCTACACCTACGCCGCCTCGCGCTGGCAGGCGTTCTGGCTGCTGCGCCTGCCAGCGGCGCTGCCGTTTTTGTTCCCCGCCTTGCGGGTCGGCATTGCCGCCAGCCTGGTGGGCGCCATGGTGGCCGAGTTGCCCACCGGCGCGCAGGCGGGCCTGGGGGCCAAGCTGCTGCTGGGCTCGTACTACGGCAATACCGTGGCTATTTGGTCGGCGCTGCTGATGTCGGCCCTGCTGGGCCTGGCCCTGACCGCTGCGGTGCTGGGCGTGGAGCGGCTGGTGCTGCGCCGCTTTGGGGGCCGGGCATGA
- a CDS encoding MYG1 family protein, producing MTDTATPTCIATHSGTFHADDVFGVGVLMGVFPSHTLLRTRNKDLIATADYVVDVGGVWDAASGRFDHHQRGFTGARPERLVDGHTVPGVGYASAGLVWSAHGAAYVKAWAAHHGQALDDAAVASVVHTIDHSLVQYLDIVDTGQGDVAAGIFGLSALIAQLNTHWLEEQGLDLAAKAQLLETRFREAIAITRKFLDHAIGKKVAQIRAVDTVRQAPRLLGGKLLHLKEGGMPWTRVVVDEMPEVLFVVYPDSDGDQYQIKTVPVEPGSFDTRKDLPAPWAGLRDQELAAVTGVADSVFCHLNLFIGGARSFEGAVKLAELALAEPV from the coding sequence ATGACCGATACCGCCACCCCCACCTGCATTGCCACCCACAGTGGCACTTTCCATGCCGACGACGTTTTTGGCGTGGGCGTTTTGATGGGGGTTTTCCCATCGCACACCCTGCTGCGCACCCGCAACAAAGACCTCATCGCCACCGCCGACTACGTGGTCGACGTAGGCGGCGTCTGGGACGCAGCCAGCGGCCGGTTTGACCACCACCAGCGCGGCTTCACAGGGGCCCGACCCGAGCGGCTGGTAGACGGCCACACCGTGCCCGGCGTGGGCTATGCCAGCGCGGGCCTGGTGTGGTCGGCCCATGGTGCGGCCTACGTCAAAGCCTGGGCCGCCCACCATGGCCAGGCCTTGGACGACGCGGCGGTGGCCAGCGTGGTGCACACCATCGACCATTCCCTGGTGCAGTATCTCGACATCGTGGACACCGGGCAGGGCGACGTGGCCGCGGGCATCTTTGGCCTGTCGGCCCTGATTGCCCAGCTCAACACCCACTGGCTGGAAGAGCAAGGCCTGGACCTGGCCGCCAAGGCCCAGCTGCTGGAAACCCGCTTCCGCGAAGCCATCGCCATCACCCGCAAGTTTCTGGACCACGCCATCGGCAAAAAAGTGGCCCAGATCCGCGCCGTGGACACCGTGCGCCAGGCCCCGCGCCTGCTGGGCGGCAAGCTACTGCACTTGAAGGAAGGCGGCATGCCCTGGACCCGCGTGGTGGTGGACGAAATGCCCGAGGTGCTGTTTGTGGTCTACCCCGACTCCGACGGCGACCAGTACCAGATCAAGACCGTACCGGTGGAGCCCGGCTCGTTCGACACCCGCAAGGACCTGCCCGCCCCCTGGGCTGGCCTGCGCGACCAGGAACTGGCGGCAGTGACCGGCGTGGCCGACAGCGTGTTTTGCCACCTGAACCTGTTCATCGGCGGCGCGCGCAGCTTTGAGGGCGCGGTGAAGCTGGCGGAATTGGCACTGGCCGAACCCGTTTGA
- a CDS encoding two-component system response regulator — MYVPTILVVDDEPANLAIMREILQKTYVLAFARNGTEALAAVVKHRPALVLLDIGLPDTNGYDLCRQIKQRDTTQSVQVIFVTGYTDMAHEAAGFAAGAVDYITKPVSPPIVLARVAAHLSLVRATALEQSYRDAILMLGHAGHYNDTDTGAHIWRMAAYARVLAQACGWDAASSTRLELAAPMHDTGKLGVPQAILRKPGPLDESEWVVMRTHPQIGHDILSKSDAPVFQLAAEVALRHHEKWDGSGYPDGLRGQEIPKSARIVALADVFDALSMRRPYKEPWPMDRILDYIHHGVEVHFDPMVVHAFRGILPELLDIGKQWAKVDAEEMQSPERPS, encoded by the coding sequence ATGTACGTCCCCACCATTTTGGTCGTCGATGACGAGCCCGCGAATCTGGCCATCATGCGCGAGATCCTGCAGAAAACCTATGTGCTGGCCTTTGCCCGCAACGGCACCGAGGCCCTGGCCGCCGTGGTCAAGCACCGCCCGGCGCTGGTGCTGCTCGACATCGGGCTGCCCGATACCAATGGCTACGACCTGTGCCGACAGATCAAGCAGCGCGACACCACCCAGAGCGTGCAGGTGATTTTTGTGACCGGCTATACCGATATGGCGCACGAGGCTGCGGGCTTTGCGGCAGGGGCGGTGGACTACATCACCAAGCCGGTGTCCCCACCCATCGTGTTGGCACGGGTCGCGGCCCATTTGTCGCTGGTGCGCGCCACGGCGCTGGAGCAAAGCTACCGCGATGCGATCCTGATGCTGGGCCATGCCGGGCACTACAACGACACCGACACCGGTGCCCACATCTGGCGCATGGCGGCCTACGCCCGCGTGCTGGCCCAGGCTTGTGGCTGGGATGCCGCCAGCAGCACCCGGCTGGAGCTGGCCGCCCCCATGCACGACACCGGCAAGCTGGGCGTTCCGCAGGCGATTTTGCGAAAACCGGGCCCACTGGATGAGTCCGAATGGGTGGTCATGCGCACCCACCCGCAAATTGGCCACGATATTCTGAGCAAGAGCGACGCCCCGGTGTTCCAGCTGGCGGCCGAAGTGGCACTGCGGCACCATGAGAAATGGGACGGCAGCGGCTACCCCGATGGCCTGCGCGGGCAAGAGATTCCGAAGTCGGCCCGCATCGTGGCGCTGGCCGATGTGTTCGATGCCCTGAGCATGCGCCGACCCTACAAGGAGCCATGGCCGATGGACCGAATTCTGGACTACATCCACCATGGGGTCGAAGTGCACTTTGACCCCATGGTGGTCCACGCCTTCCGAGGCATCCTGCCCGAGCTGCTCGACATCGGCAAGCAGTGGGCGAAAGTCGACGCAGAGGAGATGCAGAGCCCCGAGCGTCCGTCCTGA
- a CDS encoding response regulator → MPQMLTHTGRLVSRRKLLEWLLLVVVLALVGGFIAYVHSVEVERTLATEQDRLQVQSNVIASDIQSNLEVISLAMTEVIKDYLVVPGEANPKDVSRRLRALVSAMPGIRAMVVMDARGIAISAHSPDLVGINFSQRDYFKTVQVHPNPASLYVSAPYRSLRNDLVVNTARMVSGTHGEFAGMVIATLDPKYFTGIFRPAMYAQDVWGFVVHGDGLQFLNFPLRANIDGTNFNKPGTFFTRHVQSGQSSNLLTGTIPRTGEQRLVAMRTIHPAELQMDKGLVIGLSRDLGAIVQPLRRQAISNGGMYAVLVLLCCGGLSWGQTRRSRMEDLAFKRDNERLEAADRLKLALRGANLGLWSFHAPAGIWAFDGSSAGMLGFALTDMQGDPDFWQRRIHPEDAAAHHAACEACLDGSVPFYEATYRIQHRLGHWVWILGRAQAIERDAHGRGTTMMGTHMDITKSRLAEQEVVRTRNELLAVFDSMADSVFVFDRQRQLVRINRAGRSMHGLFDAKAPFEAIVSEIELVQMDGDLLPPDQWPSQQGMRGHFMRDVLLEVRRKDQTASAFVEHSTSAIRDASGAMELLIVVCKDVSERRHTLALRESEARFRTLIEDAPLAVAILRTGRIVYCNPRYRALHGFAGDDSLVGRLWIDMISTDSHQQLHAQEALIREDSPTEQMFEAMGLGKDGSLVPVFKTTARVVLADGPATLVFAQDISAQKQAESSMLQARDVAEAANRSKAEFLANMSHEIRSPLNAILGLAYLLEQAQLDPSAHDLVRKIRASGRSLLGIINDVLDVSKIDAGHMVIESTPFRMGDVIDNLASTMGIAAGNKNIELIIQPLPAGISAVRGDAMRLEQVLTNLASNAIKFTHAGRVELRTELLSVHEDTIVLRFSLRDTGIGIAPELQNDVFSAFTQADGSTTRRFGGTGLGLTICRQLVGLMGGEIGLTSTLGEGSEFWFTVPMQQIASTDFSSPDMVRIDALFADDSQIALRAVVDIAQGLGWQVSAVDSGEAVLALVQGRKNGKLPHVVVLDWKMLGMDGLATAQAIRDSVPPEDCPIVIMATAYSVTSLANHPGADLVDAILSKPVTTSTLYNAVMAAQRKRAHAAGVPRAVPQAVGQALAGVRVLVVDDSEINREVAQRILHQQGADVVQAEDGQAALDWLQVHPDGVDLVLMDVQMPILDGIEATRQLRRMSQFDDLPIVALTAGAFKSQQEAAQAVGMTDFISKPFDVPTTVALIQRLRRRKPVAVPRAMPLASEVLSPLVVESVPLLDTSVVDVAQGLQIWSNLQVYRDYLRRFSGGYRHAVAEMHAHLAADERPAAAALAHKLAGVAANMALPATYRLASEAERVLTMGYDPIAVLARLDEALRQAIEVIARFAPTASPPRLPGHVVQQDSPETRTALEEQLQGLLEALDSDNPAPVEALLEQLAVHVPEPDLAGIRACVRAFDFRGAEACSRQLAWQYGIAPKE, encoded by the coding sequence ATGCCGCAGATGCTTACCCACACCGGACGTCTGGTTTCGAGACGCAAACTGCTTGAATGGTTGCTGCTGGTGGTGGTTCTCGCCCTGGTAGGGGGGTTTATTGCCTACGTGCATTCCGTCGAGGTGGAGCGCACCCTGGCCACTGAGCAAGACCGCTTGCAGGTGCAGTCGAATGTCATTGCCAGCGACATCCAGAGCAATCTGGAGGTGATCAGCCTGGCGATGACCGAGGTCATCAAGGATTACCTGGTGGTCCCGGGTGAAGCCAATCCCAAAGATGTGTCCCGTCGCTTGCGCGCGCTGGTCAGTGCCATGCCGGGAATTCGGGCCATGGTGGTAATGGACGCGCGGGGTATCGCCATTTCTGCACACAGCCCCGATTTGGTGGGCATCAACTTCAGCCAGCGGGATTACTTCAAGACCGTGCAGGTCCATCCGAACCCGGCCAGCTTGTATGTGTCGGCACCATACCGTTCCTTGCGCAACGATCTGGTGGTCAACACGGCCCGGATGGTGTCCGGGACCCATGGCGAGTTTGCGGGAATGGTGATCGCCACCCTGGATCCCAAGTATTTCACCGGCATTTTCCGACCGGCGATGTATGCCCAGGACGTGTGGGGTTTTGTGGTCCACGGCGATGGGCTGCAGTTTTTGAATTTCCCGCTCAGGGCGAATATCGACGGCACCAATTTCAACAAACCTGGAACCTTTTTTACCCGGCATGTGCAGAGTGGACAGTCCAGTAACCTGTTGACCGGCACGATACCCAGAACCGGTGAACAGCGCCTGGTGGCCATGCGCACCATCCATCCCGCCGAGTTGCAAATGGACAAGGGTCTGGTGATTGGCCTCAGCCGTGACTTGGGTGCCATCGTGCAGCCGTTGCGTCGCCAGGCCATCAGCAACGGCGGAATGTATGCCGTCCTGGTCTTGCTGTGCTGTGGCGGCCTGTCGTGGGGGCAGACGCGGCGGTCCCGCATGGAGGACCTGGCATTTAAGCGCGACAACGAGCGCCTGGAAGCCGCCGACCGTCTCAAACTGGCGTTGCGTGGCGCCAATCTAGGGCTGTGGAGCTTCCATGCACCTGCGGGGATATGGGCGTTTGACGGGAGCTCTGCGGGCATGCTGGGCTTTGCCTTGACGGACATGCAGGGGGATCCCGATTTCTGGCAGCGGCGCATCCACCCCGAGGATGCGGCTGCGCACCATGCGGCGTGTGAAGCCTGCCTGGACGGCAGTGTGCCGTTTTACGAGGCAACGTACCGTATCCAGCATCGGCTGGGCCACTGGGTGTGGATTCTGGGCCGCGCCCAGGCGATTGAGCGGGACGCCCACGGCCGGGGTACCACCATGATGGGGACGCACATGGACATCACAAAATCCCGCTTGGCCGAGCAAGAGGTGGTGCGTACGCGAAACGAGCTTCTGGCGGTGTTTGACAGCATGGCGGATTCCGTTTTTGTGTTTGACCGCCAGCGTCAACTGGTGCGCATCAACCGCGCGGGGCGGTCCATGCATGGCCTGTTTGACGCCAAAGCGCCGTTTGAGGCCATCGTGTCCGAGATTGAGCTGGTGCAGATGGACGGCGACCTGCTACCACCAGACCAGTGGCCCAGCCAGCAGGGCATGCGCGGCCACTTCATGCGCGATGTGCTGCTGGAGGTTCGCCGAAAAGACCAGACTGCCTCCGCCTTCGTGGAGCACAGCACCTCCGCCATCCGTGACGCATCGGGAGCGATGGAACTCCTCATCGTGGTCTGCAAAGACGTGTCCGAGCGCCGCCATACCCTTGCCCTGCGCGAAAGCGAGGCGCGGTTCCGTACCTTGATCGAGGACGCGCCGCTGGCCGTCGCCATTTTGCGCACCGGGCGCATCGTGTACTGCAATCCGCGCTACCGGGCCCTGCACGGCTTTGCCGGAGATGACAGCTTGGTGGGCCGGTTGTGGATCGACATGATTTCCACGGACTCCCACCAGCAGCTGCACGCCCAGGAGGCTTTGATCCGCGAAGATTCCCCGACAGAGCAAATGTTCGAAGCGATGGGGCTGGGCAAGGACGGCAGCCTGGTGCCGGTATTCAAAACCACCGCCCGCGTGGTGTTGGCCGACGGCCCGGCCACCTTGGTGTTTGCCCAGGACATTTCGGCCCAGAAACAGGCCGAGTCCTCCATGCTGCAGGCCCGCGATGTGGCAGAGGCCGCCAACCGCAGCAAGGCCGAGTTTTTGGCCAATATGAGCCACGAAATTCGCTCGCCCCTGAATGCCATTCTGGGCCTGGCCTACCTGTTGGAGCAGGCGCAGCTGGATCCGAGTGCCCATGATCTGGTGCGCAAGATACGGGCCTCGGGCCGCTCGCTGCTGGGCATCATCAACGATGTGCTGGATGTCTCCAAAATCGATGCCGGCCACATGGTCATAGAGTCCACGCCGTTTCGCATGGGCGATGTGATCGACAACCTGGCCAGCACCATGGGCATCGCGGCAGGCAACAAGAACATCGAACTCATCATCCAGCCGTTGCCTGCAGGCATCAGTGCGGTGCGGGGCGATGCCATGCGCCTGGAGCAGGTACTGACCAACCTGGCCAGCAACGCCATCAAGTTCACCCACGCGGGTCGGGTGGAGCTGCGCACCGAGCTGCTGAGCGTGCACGAAGACACCATCGTGCTGCGTTTCAGCTTGCGCGATACCGGCATTGGTATTGCACCGGAACTGCAAAACGACGTGTTCTCGGCCTTTACCCAGGCGGACGGCTCCACCACCCGCCGTTTTGGCGGTACCGGACTGGGCCTGACCATCTGCCGCCAACTGGTGGGTTTGATGGGGGGCGAGATCGGCCTGACCAGTACCCTGGGCGAGGGCAGTGAATTCTGGTTCACCGTGCCGATGCAGCAGATAGCCAGTACCGATTTTTCTTCGCCCGACATGGTCCGTATCGATGCCCTGTTTGCCGACGACAGCCAGATCGCGCTGCGCGCCGTGGTGGACATAGCCCAGGGTCTGGGCTGGCAGGTGAGTGCCGTGGATTCTGGCGAGGCCGTGCTGGCCCTGGTGCAAGGCCGCAAAAATGGCAAGTTGCCCCATGTCGTGGTGCTGGATTGGAAAATGCTGGGCATGGATGGCCTGGCCACGGCCCAGGCTATTCGCGACAGCGTGCCGCCAGAAGACTGTCCGATCGTGATCATGGCCACCGCCTACTCGGTCACCAGCTTGGCCAACCATCCGGGGGCCGATTTGGTGGATGCGATTCTGAGCAAGCCCGTCACCACCTCCACCCTGTACAACGCAGTCATGGCCGCGCAGCGCAAGCGTGCGCACGCCGCAGGCGTGCCACGGGCCGTGCCGCAGGCCGTCGGCCAGGCGTTGGCCGGCGTGCGTGTGCTGGTGGTGGACGACAGTGAAATCAACCGTGAAGTGGCGCAACGCATCCTGCACCAGCAAGGAGCCGACGTGGTGCAGGCCGAAGACGGCCAGGCGGCCCTGGATTGGTTGCAGGTCCACCCCGACGGTGTGGACCTGGTGCTGATGGATGTGCAGATGCCGATCCTGGACGGCATCGAGGCCACGCGCCAGTTGCGGCGCATGTCCCAGTTCGACGACCTGCCCATCGTGGCGCTGACCGCGGGGGCTTTCAAGTCACAGCAGGAGGCGGCCCAGGCCGTGGGAATGACCGACTTCATCAGCAAACCCTTTGACGTGCCCACGACGGTGGCGTTGATCCAGCGGCTGCGACGGCGCAAGCCTGTTGCGGTGCCCCGTGCCATGCCCCTGGCCTCCGAGGTGCTGTCTCCCCTGGTGGTGGAGTCCGTTCCGCTGCTGGATACCTCGGTGGTGGATGTCGCCCAGGGACTGCAAATCTGGTCGAATCTGCAGGTCTACCGCGACTACCTGCGGCGCTTCTCCGGGGGCTATCGCCATGCGGTGGCCGAGATGCATGCCCATCTGGCGGCAGACGAACGCCCCGCAGCCGCCGCCCTGGCCCACAAGCTGGCCGGCGTGGCGGCCAACATGGCCCTGCCTGCCACCTACCGCCTGGCCAGCGAGGCCGAGCGGGTGTTGACCATGGGGTACGATCCGATCGCCGTGCTGGCCCGCCTGGACGAGGCACTGCGGCAGGCCATCGAGGTAATTGCACGCTTTGCTCCTACCGCTTCACCGCCCAGACTGCCAGGCCACGTGGTGCAACAAGACTCTCCCGAGACCCGTACGGCCCTGGAGGAGCAGTTGCAGGGCTTGCTGGAGGCCCTGGACAGCGACAACCCCGCGCCGGTAGAGGCCCTGCTGGAGCAGCTGGCAGTACATGTGCCTGAGCCGGATCTGGCGGGCATCCGGGCCTGCGTGCGCGCCTTCGACTTTCGGGGTGCCGAGGCCTGCAGCCGCCAATTGGCCTGGCAATACGGCATTGCACCCAAGGAGTAG
- a CDS encoding ABC transporter permease, translating to MTARSPQAVLGLVVASVLVAAIFIASRAYSVSTSGLFLPLFLGVVFMAVWTVRACAALDGRPAYGLVTAGLFGLWLLYFWQLLVTAYDVPRVLLPSPLLIVQAMGEGGALLWGDFVQTVLKSVLSGWVLGCGLGFAVAVAIDRLPFLQRGLLPIASLTSTVPLVGVAPIAVMWFGFDWPSKAAVVVLMTFFPMLVSTLAGLKAAGRLERELMHSYAAGYWQTLLGLRLPSALPFIFGALKVNATLALIGAIVAEFFGSPTAGLGFRISTEAAKMHMPLVWGAIVVAALTGSLAYALLVQLERRFAFWHPSVRSR from the coding sequence ATGACGGCCCGCAGCCCGCAGGCGGTGCTGGGCCTGGTGGTAGCCAGTGTGCTGGTTGCTGCAATTTTTATAGCTTCTCGCGCTTATTCCGTCAGCACAAGCGGCCTTTTTTTGCCCTTATTTTTGGGCGTGGTGTTTATGGCCGTGTGGACGGTGCGTGCCTGCGCTGCGCTGGACGGGCGGCCTGCCTACGGGCTGGTGACGGCCGGGCTGTTCGGTCTGTGGCTGCTGTACTTCTGGCAGCTGCTGGTCACCGCGTACGACGTGCCCCGGGTGCTGTTGCCGTCGCCGCTGCTGATCGTGCAGGCCATGGGCGAGGGCGGGGCGCTGCTGTGGGGCGACTTTGTGCAGACCGTGCTCAAGTCGGTGCTCTCCGGGTGGGTGCTGGGCTGCGGCCTGGGTTTTGCCGTGGCCGTGGCCATCGACCGCCTGCCGTTTCTGCAGCGCGGCCTGCTGCCGATCGCCTCGCTTACCAGCACCGTGCCGCTGGTCGGGGTGGCACCGATTGCGGTGATGTGGTTTGGCTTTGACTGGCCGTCCAAGGCGGCGGTGGTGGTGCTGATGACCTTCTTTCCCATGCTGGTGTCCACCCTGGCGGGCCTGAAGGCCGCAGGTCGGCTCGAGCGCGAGCTGATGCACAGCTACGCGGCGGGCTACTGGCAAACCTTGCTGGGGCTGCGCCTGCCCAGTGCCTTGCCGTTCATTTTTGGTGCGCTCAAGGTCAATGCCACGCTGGCCCTGATCGGGGCCATCGTGGCCGAGTTTTTTGGTTCGCCCACGGCCGGGCTGGGCTTTCGTATTTCCACCGAAGCGGCCAAGATGCACATGCCGCTGGTGTGGGGCGCGATTGTGGTGGCGGCCCTGACCGGCTCGCTGGCCTATGCCTTGCTGGTGCAGCTGGAGCGGCGTTTCGCGTTCTGGCACCCTTCTGTTCGTTCCCGCTAG
- a CDS encoding TetR/AcrR family transcriptional regulator codes for MTSTTQAPADAKGQIRQANEERILAAAERVFAGAGFSGATMAQIADESGLPKANLHYYFGNKDGLYRAVLARILEDWLAPTHGITPEADPAQAIGGYIRSKMAMSAARPHASKVWANELLHGAPVVRHLLATELRATVRAKAAVIDQWIAEGKMAPVDSTHLFFTLWAATQTYADFDVQVCAVLGRPKLTRADQARATEHVVALLLRGCGLEVLSNK; via the coding sequence GTGACCTCCACCACCCAAGCCCCGGCGGATGCCAAAGGCCAGATCCGCCAAGCCAACGAAGAGCGGATCCTGGCCGCGGCAGAGCGGGTGTTTGCCGGGGCCGGGTTCAGCGGTGCCACCATGGCCCAGATTGCCGACGAATCCGGCCTGCCCAAGGCCAACCTGCACTACTACTTTGGCAACAAGGACGGGCTCTACCGCGCGGTGCTGGCCCGTATTCTGGAAGACTGGCTGGCCCCCACCCACGGCATTACCCCCGAGGCCGACCCGGCCCAGGCCATCGGCGGCTACATCCGCAGCAAGATGGCCATGTCGGCGGCCCGCCCGCACGCCTCCAAGGTCTGGGCCAACGAGCTGCTGCACGGCGCGCCGGTGGTCCGGCACCTGCTGGCCACCGAGCTGCGCGCCACGGTGCGGGCCAAGGCCGCCGTCATCGACCAGTGGATCGCCGAGGGAAAAATGGCTCCGGTGGACAGCACCCACCTGTTTTTCACCCTGTGGGCGGCCACGCAAACCTATGCCGACTTTGACGTGCAGGTCTGCGCCGTGCTGGGCCGCCCCAAGCTGACCCGCGCCGACCAGGCCCGCGCCACCGAACACGTGGTGGCCTTGCTGTTGCGCGGCTGCGGGCTTGAGGTGCTATCTAATAAGTAG
- a CDS encoding ABC transporter substrate-binding protein yields MQKLSKLSQCLLAAAFMVGSFAAQAQEKLTVQLKWVPQAQFAGYYVAAAKGYYKAEGLDVTIKPGGPDISPVQVIAGNNADVIVNWMPDALAAREAGVPLVNIAQVFNRSGLMLTCKKASGVASPKDLKGKTLGVWFGGNEYPFLNWMAKLGLKPDTDIKVLKQGFNVDPLLQNQAACVSTMVYNEYWQIIDAGVKESDLVTFFYEDQGAASLEDGLYVLESKLKDPAFVARMGKFLRATFKGWNDAVKNPEEAAKIVVSNDMSGSATLTVQKRQMENVAKLITTANTPKMGYLEPAAYERTVKVLLSGGSAPVIKKDPGAAAMSHIVWEAATKK; encoded by the coding sequence ATGCAGAAATTATCCAAGTTGAGCCAATGCCTGCTGGCCGCCGCTTTCATGGTCGGCAGCTTTGCCGCCCAGGCCCAGGAAAAGCTCACTGTGCAGCTCAAATGGGTGCCGCAGGCCCAGTTTGCGGGCTACTACGTGGCCGCGGCCAAGGGCTACTACAAGGCCGAGGGCCTGGACGTGACTATCAAACCGGGCGGCCCCGACATCTCGCCCGTGCAGGTGATTGCGGGCAACAACGCCGACGTGATCGTCAACTGGATGCCCGACGCGCTGGCCGCCCGCGAAGCCGGTGTGCCGCTGGTCAACATCGCCCAGGTGTTCAACCGCTCCGGCCTGATGCTCACCTGCAAAAAGGCCAGCGGTGTGGCCAGCCCCAAAGACCTCAAGGGCAAAACCCTGGGCGTGTGGTTTGGCGGTAACGAATACCCGTTCCTAAACTGGATGGCCAAGCTGGGCCTGAAGCCCGACACCGACATCAAGGTGCTCAAGCAGGGCTTCAACGTCGATCCGCTGCTGCAAAACCAGGCCGCCTGCGTGTCCACCATGGTCTACAACGAGTACTGGCAGATCATCGACGCGGGCGTCAAGGAGAGCGACCTGGTCACCTTCTTCTACGAAGACCAGGGCGCGGCCTCGCTGGAAGACGGCCTGTACGTGCTGGAATCCAAGCTCAAGGACCCGGCCTTTGTGGCCCGCATGGGCAAGTTCCTGCGGGCCACCTTCAAGGGCTGGAACGACGCGGTGAAGAACCCCGAAGAAGCCGCCAAGATCGTGGTCTCCAACGATATGTCGGGTAGCGCCACGCTGACAGTGCAAAAGCGCCAGATGGAAAATGTGGCCAAACTTATCACCACCGCCAACACCCCCAAGATGGGCTACCTGGAGCCCGCCGCCTACGAGCGCACGGTCAAGGTGCTGCTGTCGGGCGGCAGCGCCCCGGTCATCAAGAAAGACCCCGGTGCCGCCGCCATGAGCCACATCGTCTGGGAAGCGGCTACCAAAAAGTGA